From one Labeo rohita strain BAU-BD-2019 chromosome 8, IGBB_LRoh.1.0, whole genome shotgun sequence genomic stretch:
- the amigo1 gene encoding amphoterin-induced protein 1 has protein sequence MLHPHFNCVSEMPPSIKWCIRWAVCLSFILALIPRSRASTLNCHKMCICASNIVSCSKMNLTTVPSDLPSYTTVLDVSFNEITGLRAQWTKHKLPNLHNLLLSHNGLSFISSEAFIFVKQLRYLDLSSNTLRQLDEFIFEPLVHLEVLLLYNNQISQIDRTAFTGLSSLQKLYLSQNQVSRFPLELVKDKSRLDKLSLLDLSSNRIKVLPIQDLQALPAWIKNGLYFHNNTLNCDCALYSLMAHWYIRRLNSAVDFKDDHTCLHPGPDKRVRLYDLNVHMNCSTFKETDQEAYLEQTLTLSCDTRHRNMSKTWMLPGNIVLPLGNNQSIVVLQDGSLEIKSIRPEDSGVYTCFAVSEYLNETLYVVVKVHNFTLNGNGETLNTAYTTLVGCLASVVLVLIYLYMTPCRCFCCPDQGKKNQHEDSIHSSMLSATPTHEDMATKAELNRHVAFIDPKDLQGQNGKVNPNGEEEVDEEAMQGKGKRKKSVADSISSVFSDTPIVV, from the coding sequence ATGCTACATCCCCATTTTAACTGCGTGTCAGAAATGCCCCCTTCCATAAAGTGGTGCATTAGGTGGGCTGTCTGCTTGTCCTTTATCCTTGCACTGATCCCCAGGTCCAGAGCATCGACGCTGAATTGTCACAAAATGTGCATATGCGCCAGCAACATCGTCAGCTGCTCCAAGATGAACTTGACGACGGTTCCATCCGACCTGCCCAGCTACACAACTGTGCTTGACGTTAGTTTTAACGAGATAACCGGACTACGCGCACAATGGACCAAGCACAAACTTCCCAACCTCCACAACCTCTTGCTTAGCCACAACGGTTTGTCGTTCATCTCCTCTGAGGCGTTCATTTTCGTAAAGCAGTTGCGTTACTTGGATCTGTCATCGAATACCCTCCGACAGCTGGACGAGTTTATTTTCGAGCCGCTCGTACATCTGGAGGTTCTGCTGCTCTACAACAACCAGATCTCGCAGATCGACCGCACAGCCTTCACAGGCCTCAGCAGCCTGCAGAAGCTCTACCTGAGCCAGAACCAGGTGTCCCGCTTCCCTCTGGAGCTCGTCAAGGACAAGAGCCGACTGGACAAGCTGAGCCTGTTGGACTTGTCTTCCAATCGGATCAAAGTTCTCCCCATTCAAGACCTCCAGGCGCTGCCGGCCTGGATCAAGAACGGGCTGTACTTCCACAACAACACCCTAAACTGCGACTGCGCGCTGTACAGTTTAATGGCTCATTGGTATATCCGACGGCTCAATTCAGCTGTGGACTTCAAGGACGATCACACCTGCTTGCATCCTGGCCCGGATAAACGGGTGCGTTTATACGATCTCAACGTTCATATGAACTGCAGCACGTTTAAAGAAACCGACCAAGAGGCTTATTTGGAGCAGACACTCACCCTCAGCTGTGATACCAGACATCGGAACATGTCCAAGACCTGGATGCTACCTGGAAACATAGTGTTGCCGCTTGGCAATAACCAGAGCATTGTGGTTCTTCAAGACGGCAGCCTTGAGATAAAATCGATACGACCTGAGGACTCAGGTGTGTACACTTGCTTTGCCGTGAGTGAATACCTCAATGAAACGCTCTACGTGGTGGTCAAAGTCCACAACTTTACCCTCAACGGCAACGGCGAGACCCTCAACACCGCTTACACCACTTTGGTGGGCTGCTTGGCCAGCGTAGTCCTGGTTCTTATCTATCTGTACATGACGCCCTGTCGCTGCTTCTGCTGTCCCGACCAGGGCAAAAAGAACCAGCATGAAGACAGCATCCACTCCTCCATGCTCAGTGCCACCCCGACGCACGAGGACATGGCAACCAAAGCAGAGCTCAACAGGCACGTGGCCTTCATAGATCCCAAGGACTTGCAGGGACAGAACGGAAAGGTGAATCCAAACGGAGAGGAAGAAGTGGATGAGGAGGCCATGCAAGGAAAAGGAAAGCGAAAGAAATCAGTGGCAGACTCGATTAGTTCAGTCTTTTCTGATACTCCCATTGTAGTCTGA